The following coding sequences are from one Salinicoccus sp. Bachu38 window:
- a CDS encoding RDD family protein: MEQNERYGPEHDTLFDKLDYMATAHFFTRFFSYIIDIIILWAVSQILIYPILNVFEIRDAYLWIPFFSIDNIMTALIYFSYFVLMTHFFQQTLGKMITGISVISQDGRRLTFAQVIYRELVGRFINNQLFYLPYLMVIFTENRIGLHDFFADTYVVKNNYQSYKNMIKARYLRETYDGQ; encoded by the coding sequence TTGGAACAGAATGAAAGATATGGACCGGAACACGATACACTGTTCGATAAGCTGGATTACATGGCCACGGCACATTTTTTCACGAGATTCTTCAGCTATATCATCGACATCATCATACTGTGGGCGGTGTCACAGATCCTCATCTATCCCATCCTGAATGTTTTTGAAATCAGGGATGCATATTTGTGGATACCATTCTTCAGTATTGATAACATTATGACAGCACTCATATATTTCTCCTATTTTGTGCTGATGACGCACTTCTTCCAGCAGACGCTCGGCAAGATGATCACCGGCATCAGCGTAATCTCCCAGGACGGCAGAAGATTGACTTTTGCTCAAGTGATCTATCGTGAACTGGTTGGACGGTTCATCAACAACCAGCTCTTCTACCTGCCATACCTGATGGTCATTTTCACGGAGAACAGAATCGGGCTGCATGACTTCTTTGCTGACACATATGTCGTCAAGAACAACTATCAAAGTTATAAGAACATGATTAAAGCCCGCTATTTAAGGGAAACATATGATGGACAGTAA
- the ald gene encoding alanine dehydrogenase → MRIGVPKEIKNNESRVGLTPGGVHAFVEAGHTVLVEKDAGADSYFEDVDYTDAGAKIVDTADEAWDVEMVVKVKEPLPEEFGYFKEEMILFTYLHLAPEKELTQALLEKKVTAIAYETIQLPDGSLPLLSPMSEVAGRMATQIGAEYLQKINGGKGILLSGVPGVSRGKVTIIGGGMAGTNAAKMAVGLGADVTILDLNPKRLRELDDLFGTSVQTLMSSPLNIAQAVKNSDLVVGAVLIPGARAPRLVTEDMIRSMNAGSVVVDIAIDQGGIFETTDKVTTHDDPIYFKHDVVHYAVANMPGAVPRTSTIALTNATMAYGLQIANKGYSEAAKKNPSLLGGFNTLGGHVTYKAVAEAQNLEYKDVNELL, encoded by the coding sequence ATGAGAATTGGTGTGCCTAAGGAAATCAAAAACAATGAGAGCAGGGTTGGCCTGACACCGGGTGGGGTGCATGCTTTTGTTGAAGCAGGCCATACTGTGCTGGTGGAGAAGGATGCAGGGGCAGACTCCTATTTTGAGGATGTGGACTACACTGATGCGGGTGCAAAGATTGTAGACACTGCCGATGAAGCGTGGGATGTCGAAATGGTGGTCAAGGTCAAGGAACCGCTGCCGGAGGAATTCGGATATTTCAAGGAGGAAATGATCCTGTTTACATATCTTCACCTGGCTCCTGAAAAAGAGCTGACACAGGCGCTTCTTGAGAAGAAGGTCACTGCCATTGCATATGAAACGATCCAGCTGCCCGATGGTTCCCTTCCATTGCTGTCACCGATGAGTGAAGTGGCGGGGCGTATGGCGACGCAGATCGGCGCAGAATACCTCCAGAAGATCAATGGGGGGAAAGGCATCCTGCTGAGTGGCGTACCTGGTGTCTCACGCGGCAAGGTGACGATCATCGGCGGCGGCATGGCTGGAACCAATGCTGCCAAGATGGCTGTTGGACTGGGAGCCGATGTAACGATACTGGACCTTAACCCTAAACGACTGAGGGAACTGGATGACCTGTTTGGCACAAGTGTGCAGACGCTCATGTCCTCTCCGTTGAACATTGCCCAGGCGGTCAAGAACAGCGATCTCGTCGTCGGAGCAGTACTTATTCCCGGGGCACGTGCACCCCGTCTCGTCACTGAAGATATGATCCGATCCATGAATGCCGGCTCTGTGGTTGTGGATATCGCCATCGACCAGGGCGGCATCTTCGAGACGACCGACAAGGTGACGACGCATGATGATCCGATCTACTTCAAGCATGACGTCGTCCACTACGCCGTAGCAAACATGCCGGGTGCCGTACCACGCACTTCCACAATCGCATTGACGAATGCAACGATGGCATATGGGCTCCAGATTGCGAATAAAGGCTATAGTGAAGCAGCTAAGAAAAATCCATCATTGCTCGGTGGGTTCAATACGCTCGGTGGCCATGTTACATACAAGGCCGTGGCGGAAGCGCAGAACCTGGAATACAAAGATGTGAACGAGCTTCTGTAG
- a CDS encoding metal-dependent hydrolase, protein MKLSYHGHSIIQLENNDSKVIVDPFINGNELTDLNADDVKVDYILLTHGHNDHVGDTVTIAKNNDATVVAPVELAGYLEGQGLETIGMNIGGRKSFEFGSIKFVHAFHSSSFTDDEGNVHYTGMPTGIIIEAGEKKVYHAGDTGIFGDMKLISDLNGPFDVAFVPIGDHFTMGIEDAAHATDELIRPKVAVPVHYDTFPPIKQDAEAFKSRAKTQVQVLKPGETVDFQ, encoded by the coding sequence ATGAAATTAAGCTATCACGGCCATTCAATCATCCAACTCGAAAACAATGATTCAAAAGTCATCGTGGATCCGTTCATCAATGGCAATGAACTGACGGATTTGAACGCAGATGATGTAAAAGTGGACTATATACTCCTGACCCATGGCCATAACGACCATGTGGGGGATACAGTCACGATTGCGAAAAACAATGATGCTACGGTTGTCGCTCCCGTGGAGCTGGCCGGCTATCTTGAAGGCCAGGGGCTCGAGACAATCGGAATGAACATCGGCGGTAGGAAGTCGTTCGAATTCGGTTCGATAAAATTTGTACATGCCTTCCACAGTTCCAGCTTCACCGATGATGAAGGCAATGTACATTATACGGGGATGCCGACGGGCATCATCATCGAAGCGGGAGAGAAGAAAGTCTACCATGCCGGTGATACAGGGATTTTCGGTGACATGAAGCTCATTTCCGACCTCAATGGACCGTTCGATGTGGCATTTGTACCAATCGGCGACCACTTTACAATGGGCATCGAAGATGCGGCCCATGCAACAGACGAACTGATCCGTCCAAAAGTTGCCGTGCCGGTGCACTATGACACTTTCCCTCCGATCAAACAGGATGCGGAAGCATTCAAAAGCAGGGCAAAGACACAGGTCCAGGTATTGAAACCGGGCGAAACGGTGGATTTTCAATAG
- a CDS encoding YtpI family protein yields MEMLYQIAVSFLVTVLLLSFFMFILYKVRMVRSDRDVRKAYYNSISRIWLGVLILSFGLNTMFQFPTAVSYIIGVLFIAVGAYNIWHFNAARKYFKGNLPIEDKAWADFNRKSGK; encoded by the coding sequence ATGGAAATGTTATATCAGATTGCTGTCTCCTTTCTCGTCACCGTGCTCCTACTCAGCTTTTTCATGTTCATCCTCTATAAAGTGAGGATGGTAAGGAGCGACCGTGATGTCAGAAAGGCATACTACAACAGCATATCAAGAATCTGGCTTGGTGTATTGATCCTGTCATTCGGTCTTAACACGATGTTCCAGTTTCCTACAGCCGTTTCATATATTATTGGCGTACTGTTCATTGCTGTCGGTGCATATAATATATGGCATTTCAATGCTGCAAGGAAATACTTCAAAGGCAATCTGCCAATTGAAGACAAGGCATGGGCAGACTTCAATCGCAAGTCCGGAAAATAG
- the sppA gene encoding signal peptide peptidase SppA, which produces MKRIIAVVIALALLVFGVIASIFNAMWASNWEDVFEEYAGSEFPPSFVVEAGDANSRIAILNIEGTIMDSGSSNMFNTEAYDHTMTVEALKEIIGDDSIKGVLLNVDSPGGGVYESAEIHKYLVEAKEAGKTIYSSMAGMAASGGYYVSAPADQIYASDETLTGSIGVIMQSINYSQLAEDYGIEFETYASGDMKEMLGGHKDPTQEEEQYVQGMVDSMYQDFVNVVAEGRDMSQAEVENLADGRIYLGEDAMENGLVDQMGYLEDALAELKENVGGNPEVIEYGRGGNNQISFSYKAKEFINGFIGDTEIAQIESLLKNRQGVQPMYLYEQ; this is translated from the coding sequence GTGAAAAGGATAATTGCAGTTGTCATTGCATTGGCCTTGCTTGTTTTCGGCGTCATCGCATCGATTTTCAACGCCATGTGGGCAAGCAACTGGGAAGATGTATTCGAAGAGTATGCGGGCAGTGAATTTCCACCTTCCTTTGTAGTGGAAGCAGGGGACGCGAACAGCAGGATCGCCATCCTGAACATCGAAGGGACGATCATGGATTCAGGTTCGTCGAACATGTTCAACACGGAAGCATACGATCACACGATGACGGTGGAGGCCCTGAAGGAAATCATAGGTGATGACAGCATCAAAGGCGTGCTTCTTAACGTGGATTCCCCGGGTGGTGGCGTCTACGAAAGTGCCGAGATACATAAGTATCTTGTGGAGGCAAAAGAAGCGGGCAAGACCATCTACAGTTCGATGGCAGGCATGGCGGCATCAGGCGGATACTACGTATCAGCACCCGCTGACCAGATCTATGCTTCTGACGAGACGCTTACAGGATCGATCGGCGTCATCATGCAGAGCATCAACTACAGTCAGCTTGCAGAAGATTACGGTATCGAATTCGAAACATATGCAAGTGGGGATATGAAGGAGATGCTTGGCGGCCATAAGGATCCGACTCAGGAAGAGGAGCAATATGTCCAGGGCATGGTCGACAGTATGTATCAGGACTTCGTCAATGTCGTTGCCGAAGGCAGGGACATGAGTCAGGCGGAAGTCGAGAACCTTGCAGACGGCAGGATCTACCTTGGTGAGGATGCAATGGAGAATGGTCTCGTCGACCAGATGGGATATCTTGAAGATGCACTGGCCGAGCTCAAGGAGAATGTCGGAGGCAACCCTGAAGTCATAGAATATGGACGTGGTGGAAACAATCAGATCTCCTTCAGCTATAAGGCAAAGGAATTCATCAATGGCTTCATTGGAGACACGGAAATTGCACAGATAGAGTCACTACTCAAGAACAGACAGGGCGTCCAACCGATGTACCTGTATGAACAGTAA
- a CDS encoding acetate kinase, with amino-acid sequence MSKIIAINAGSSSFKFQLFEMPEEKEIAKGLVERIGLENGIFSITIDGEKHKLEQDFKDHEEAVNLMLKKLVEYDVIKDINDIEASGHRVVHGGETFDDSVLIDDEVAHHIQELSELAPLHNPANLMGINAFRELLPDVPHVAVFDTSFHQTMPESSYLYSLPYHYYKDYGIRKYGFHGTSHKYVTQRASELLGRPLEELRLISCHLGNGASIAAVKGGKSVDTSMGFTPLAGVTMGTRSGNIDPALIPYIMEKTGKSAVEVLNVLNKESGLLGVSGFSSDLRDIESEAQKGNERAILALEVFGERIHKYMGSYATRMGGLDAIIFTAGVGENSNIVREKVIEGLEFMGVYFDPSMNNVRGQEKFINHPYSPVKIIIIPTDEEVMIARDVMRIAGL; translated from the coding sequence ATGTCTAAGATTATTGCTATAAATGCAGGCAGTTCATCTTTTAAATTCCAATTGTTTGAAATGCCCGAAGAGAAAGAGATTGCCAAGGGTCTTGTGGAACGCATAGGGCTTGAAAATGGCATCTTCTCCATCACCATCGATGGAGAGAAGCATAAACTGGAACAGGATTTCAAAGATCACGAAGAAGCCGTGAACCTCATGCTCAAGAAACTTGTGGAATACGATGTCATCAAAGACATCAATGATATTGAAGCAAGCGGCCACAGGGTGGTCCATGGTGGCGAAACATTCGACGATTCTGTGCTGATAGATGATGAAGTGGCCCACCACATCCAGGAGCTCAGTGAACTTGCGCCCCTCCACAACCCGGCCAATCTGATGGGGATCAATGCATTCAGGGAGCTGCTTCCGGATGTTCCGCATGTGGCGGTCTTTGATACTTCATTCCACCAGACCATGCCTGAGAGTTCCTACCTGTACAGCCTGCCGTATCATTATTATAAGGATTACGGCATCAGAAAATACGGCTTCCACGGCACGAGTCATAAATATGTGACACAGCGCGCCAGTGAACTCCTCGGCAGACCACTGGAGGAGCTGAGGCTGATCAGCTGTCACCTCGGCAATGGTGCAAGCATCGCTGCAGTCAAAGGCGGAAAATCCGTGGATACTTCCATGGGCTTCACCCCCCTTGCCGGCGTGACCATGGGTACACGGTCCGGAAACATCGATCCGGCGCTGATCCCGTACATCATGGAGAAGACCGGCAAATCGGCAGTTGAAGTACTGAATGTGCTCAATAAGGAATCCGGACTCCTCGGTGTGAGTGGATTCTCAAGTGACCTCCGTGATATAGAAAGCGAGGCGCAGAAGGGTAACGAGAGGGCCATTCTGGCACTTGAAGTCTTTGGTGAAAGGATTCATAAGTATATGGGTTCATATGCGACCCGTATGGGCGGTCTGGATGCCATCATCTTCACAGCCGGTGTTGGTGAAAATTCGAACATCGTCCGCGAGAAGGTCATCGAAGGCCTCGAGTTCATGGGTGTGTACTTCGATCCATCAATGAACAATGTACGGGGGCAGGAGAAATTCATCAACCACCCGTATTCACCGGTCAAGATCATCATCATCCCGACAGACGAAGAAGTCATGATCGCAAGGGATGTCATGAGAATCGCCGGACTATAA
- a CDS encoding DRTGG domain-containing protein → MSKHDEILEYIYSLPEGAKISVRQISAHLGVSDGTSYRAIKDAEKEGLVKTIERVGTIRVAPKAQYIEGNLSFEQVNRVIEGKVLAGAEGLDREISKFIIGAMRTDALETYLEEGALLIVGNREDAQWRALENYSGILITGGFGADAAILRKAEALALPVISTTADTFSVASIIQRELYSMLLMTNVITASDLVIRQDEYVYDIKRDAGKEYFPADKITVLTAEGKYKGVIKSSELPELIERGVDATPSDIVATTSSTLQRLRQLMSWHQLNIVPVVEEDGTLVGIVHRRDVFKQRESSKLGSALSSDTLMDREMRIEENSIHIKVMPFMTDEYGSIAQSEFMRLIERLAEVVLNNNGIHSYHIDTLNVMNIKLVQMNQELAIEGHILDLGDQFLRLEIEALSNGEMYSKAMLLIQYYKEK, encoded by the coding sequence ATGTCAAAACATGATGAAATTCTTGAATATATATACAGCCTCCCGGAAGGCGCTAAAATTTCGGTCAGGCAGATCTCTGCCCATCTCGGTGTTTCGGATGGGACGAGCTACAGGGCGATAAAGGATGCTGAAAAGGAAGGTCTGGTCAAAACAATCGAAAGGGTCGGCACGATCAGAGTCGCCCCCAAAGCGCAATACATAGAAGGAAACCTGAGTTTCGAGCAGGTGAACCGGGTGATCGAAGGCAAGGTACTGGCCGGTGCGGAAGGACTGGACCGTGAAATCAGTAAATTCATCATCGGTGCGATGCGTACGGACGCACTGGAAACCTACCTGGAAGAAGGGGCGCTCCTGATCGTCGGGAACCGGGAGGATGCCCAGTGGCGTGCGCTCGAAAACTACTCTGGAATACTGATTACAGGTGGTTTCGGTGCGGATGCTGCAATCCTCAGAAAAGCCGAAGCACTGGCGCTCCCGGTCATATCGACCACAGCGGATACATTCTCCGTTGCATCGATCATCCAAAGGGAACTCTACAGCATGCTCCTGATGACGAATGTGATTACCGCGAGCGATCTTGTCATCAGGCAGGACGAGTATGTCTATGATATCAAGAGGGATGCCGGGAAGGAGTATTTCCCGGCGGATAAGATTACAGTGCTTACGGCAGAGGGAAAATACAAAGGTGTGATAAAGTCCTCCGAACTTCCAGAGCTGATTGAAAGAGGGGTGGATGCGACCCCTTCCGACATAGTTGCGACCACTTCCAGTACACTGCAGCGTCTAAGGCAGCTGATGAGCTGGCATCAGCTGAATATCGTCCCGGTCGTAGAAGAGGATGGCACGCTGGTAGGCATTGTGCACCGCCGGGATGTATTCAAGCAGAGGGAGTCAAGCAAGCTTGGCAGCGCCCTCTCCTCGGACACGCTGATGGACCGGGAGATGAGGATTGAGGAGAACAGTATCCATATCAAAGTCATGCCGTTCATGACAGATGAATATGGCAGTATCGCGCAGTCCGAATTCATGCGGCTCATCGAACGTCTCGCAGAAGTGGTGCTCAATAACAACGGCATCCACAGTTATCATATCGACACGCTCAATGTGATGAACATCAAGCTGGTCCAGATGAACCAGGAACTGGCCATCGAAGGGCACATACTGGACCTGGGAGACCAGTTCCTGAGGCTTGAGATAGAGGCGCTGTCGAATGGGGAAATGTATTCGAAGGCGATGCTGCTCATCCAATATTACAAAGAAAAATAG
- the tpx gene encoding thiol peroxidase, which yields MANVTFKGNPMTLTGEELKVGDQAPDFTVLNTSLEEVNLSDYEGKRKLISVIPSIDTGVCSTQTKTFNERAAGVDNVEVLTISNDLPFAQKRWTADEGLENAVTLSDHRDLSFGENYGVVMEELRLLARSVFILDENNKVVYVEYVAEGTDHPDYDKAIEALQSM from the coding sequence ATGGCAAACGTAACATTTAAAGGAAATCCGATGACCCTGACAGGGGAAGAATTGAAAGTCGGGGACCAGGCACCGGACTTCACGGTACTCAACACAAGTTTGGAAGAAGTCAATCTCAGTGATTATGAAGGAAAGAGGAAGCTCATCAGCGTCATTCCTTCGATTGATACAGGGGTCTGCAGCACACAGACGAAGACGTTCAACGAAAGGGCAGCCGGCGTCGATAATGTCGAAGTTCTGACGATCTCCAATGACCTGCCGTTTGCACAGAAGAGATGGACGGCGGATGAAGGATTGGAAAACGCAGTTACGCTGAGTGACCACAGAGACCTTTCCTTCGGCGAAAACTACGGGGTTGTGATGGAAGAGCTGAGGCTTCTCGCCCGCAGCGTGTTCATCCTGGACGAAAACAACAAGGTAGTGTACGTCGAGTATGTAGCTGAAGGTACAGATCACCCGGATTACGACAAAGCAATTGAAGCATTGCAATCAATGTAA
- a CDS encoding NAD kinase translates to MINYKTVYFYAPHGEETQEIREELSELFNRLGISTVESDKEADIIASLGGDGAFLQAVRRSNFREDCVYLGIAIDNARYFYVDFHYQDIRSLEEAFEKDDIDVRNYPALEVKVNDNKPSYCLNEFTLRSSIVRTIKMDVYINDFLFEQFNGDGILVSTPTGSTGYNKSIGGAVVDPLIRAMQVTELASVNNNTHRTLGTSFLLNRERPLTLLIDKNTDYYPVMSLDNEALSVRNTEKVELKMSDKLIKTLKLKNNTFWHKTQRNFL, encoded by the coding sequence TTGATCAATTATAAAACCGTCTACTTCTATGCTCCTCATGGAGAAGAAACGCAAGAAATCAGAGAAGAGCTTTCAGAGCTGTTCAATAGGCTCGGCATAAGCACTGTCGAATCCGACAAGGAAGCGGACATAATTGCCTCCCTCGGTGGAGACGGCGCCTTCCTACAGGCAGTCAGACGCAGCAATTTCAGAGAGGATTGCGTCTACCTGGGCATCGCAATCGACAACGCCAGATACTTCTATGTGGATTTCCACTATCAGGATATAAGAAGTCTCGAAGAGGCATTTGAAAAAGATGATATCGATGTCAGGAACTACCCTGCCCTGGAAGTCAAAGTGAATGACAACAAACCAAGCTATTGCCTGAATGAATTCACACTCCGTTCAAGCATCGTCAGAACAATAAAAATGGATGTATACATCAATGATTTCCTCTTCGAACAGTTCAATGGGGACGGCATACTTGTTTCCACTCCGACAGGCTCGACCGGCTACAACAAATCGATTGGCGGCGCAGTCGTCGATCCGCTGATCCGTGCCATGCAGGTGACGGAACTGGCAAGTGTCAACAACAACACCCACCGCACACTCGGTACAAGCTTCCTCCTGAACAGGGAGCGTCCTCTGACCCTGCTGATCGACAAGAACACCGACTACTATCCGGTCATGTCCCTGGATAATGAGGCACTGAGCGTACGCAATACTGAAAAGGTGGAGCTGAAGATGAGCGATAAGCTGATCAAGACACTGAAATTGAAGAACAATACATTCTGGCATAAGACACAAAGAAACTTCCTCTGA
- a CDS encoding class I SAM-dependent methyltransferase: MEQTNMEKTYQKIIQEADQLIAENPDASRLEALGEALLYVEGEGSFDERRKAFQFAYLYQVQKEQVQPNHQLTPDSIGYMVAHLVQLFNGNSVEILDAGSGTGHLSMTVKEQVENAQLNGIEVDPVLARLNANLCEFLEVPMDIYPQDIIEPARINQVDAAIGDLPIGYYPLEVDGFTTAFKKGRSFAHLLMLESAMTYVKDDGIGVFVVPSDMLEKDNETIKQYLSESATLLMFLNLPKSIFKTENQRKSIIVMKKNFSPLKNNEVLIGDVPDFKNASQFKHFLEQTESWYDSYARN; this comes from the coding sequence ATGGAACAGACAAATATGGAAAAAACGTATCAGAAAATCATACAGGAAGCAGATCAGCTGATAGCTGAGAACCCCGATGCATCGAGACTTGAAGCGCTCGGAGAAGCCCTTTTGTATGTCGAAGGTGAAGGGTCGTTCGATGAACGGAGAAAAGCGTTCCAGTTCGCCTATCTCTATCAGGTGCAGAAGGAGCAGGTCCAGCCGAACCACCAGCTGACGCCCGACTCGATCGGCTATATGGTGGCGCACCTGGTCCAGCTCTTCAATGGAAATTCCGTGGAAATCCTTGATGCAGGAAGCGGTACGGGCCACCTCTCCATGACAGTGAAGGAACAGGTGGAAAACGCTCAATTGAATGGCATTGAAGTGGATCCTGTACTGGCGCGTCTGAATGCAAATCTATGCGAATTCCTGGAAGTTCCGATGGACATCTACCCGCAGGATATCATTGAACCTGCACGTATAAACCAGGTGGATGCAGCAATCGGTGACCTGCCAATCGGCTATTACCCACTGGAAGTGGACGGATTCACCACCGCTTTCAAAAAGGGGAGAAGCTTTGCACACCTCCTGATGCTCGAAAGTGCCATGACCTACGTCAAGGATGACGGTATCGGTGTATTCGTCGTCCCATCGGATATGCTGGAGAAGGATAATGAAACGATTAAGCAGTACCTGTCTGAAAGCGCGACACTGCTCATGTTCCTGAACCTGCCGAAGAGCATCTTCAAAACTGAAAATCAGCGGAAGTCCATCATCGTGATGAAGAAGAACTTCTCACCGCTCAAAAATAACGAAGTGCTCATCGGGGATGTTCCTGACTTCAAGAATGCATCACAATTCAAACACTTCTTGGAACAGACGGAATCATGGTATGATAGTTATGCTAGGAATTAA
- a CDS encoding alcohol dehydrogenase catalytic domain-containing protein gives MQAVTVQGKSKVKVKKMKAPEIQEGTDMIIKVTSTAICGSDLHLYRKSMPISDDYIIGHEPMGIVEEVGPGVQKIKKGDRVVIPFNISCGECHFCQNQMESQCDVSNPHNDTGAYFGFSEQFGNYPGGQAEYLRVPYADFTSFVVPEDSELEDESVLFLSDVMPTAYWSVINSGVKNGDTVIILGSGPIGLMAQKFAWMKGAKRVIAVDHDPIRLNHAKHTNNVETFNYKEYDDVGKNLHESTKGGAEVVIDCVGMDGEITAKDRIKTLGGQIGTIDPIITAADSVKKFGTIQLTGVYGAPATGYPLPKIFSRNVTVKSGQAPVIHFMPELYRMVEDGKIDPTDIITHNVPLKKAEKMYKIFDGHEDECIKVVMKP, from the coding sequence TTGCAAGCTGTAACTGTACAAGGAAAAAGCAAAGTCAAGGTTAAGAAGATGAAAGCGCCCGAAATACAGGAAGGAACGGACATGATCATCAAAGTAACATCCACAGCCATCTGCGGTTCGGACCTGCACCTTTATAGGAAGAGTATGCCCATATCAGATGACTACATTATCGGACATGAACCGATGGGCATCGTCGAAGAAGTCGGACCAGGCGTCCAGAAGATCAAAAAGGGCGACCGCGTAGTAATCCCATTCAACATCAGTTGCGGGGAATGCCACTTCTGTCAGAATCAGATGGAAAGTCAATGTGATGTTTCAAACCCACACAATGACACTGGTGCCTACTTCGGTTTCTCTGAACAGTTCGGGAACTATCCGGGCGGACAGGCAGAATACTTAAGGGTACCTTATGCTGACTTCACTTCATTCGTTGTACCGGAAGATAGCGAACTCGAAGATGAAAGCGTATTGTTCCTATCCGATGTCATGCCTACAGCATACTGGAGCGTAATCAATAGCGGTGTCAAAAATGGAGATACAGTGATCATCCTCGGCTCCGGTCCCATTGGCCTGATGGCACAGAAATTCGCCTGGATGAAAGGCGCCAAACGTGTCATCGCCGTCGACCATGACCCTATCAGGTTGAACCATGCCAAACACACAAACAATGTTGAAACGTTCAACTACAAAGAATACGACGACGTTGGCAAGAATCTTCATGAATCCACCAAAGGTGGTGCCGAAGTCGTCATCGACTGCGTTGGAATGGACGGCGAGATCACGGCGAAGGACCGCATCAAGACACTCGGCGGACAGATTGGAACAATCGATCCGATCATCACCGCTGCAGACTCGGTCAAAAAATTTGGAACCATCCAGTTGACTGGCGTCTATGGTGCCCCGGCAACAGGCTATCCGCTGCCAAAGATTTTCTCAAGAAACGTTACAGTAAAAAGTGGCCAGGCGCCCGTCATACATTTCATGCCTGAACTCTACAGAATGGTGGAGGACGGAAAAATAGACCCGACGGATATCATCACGCATAATGTTCCGCTTAAAAAAGCGGAGAAGATGTACAAGATATTCGATGGCCATGAAGATGAATGTATAAAAGTCGTCATGAAGCCATAA
- a CDS encoding universal stress protein, which yields MLKYDNILIAVDGSREAEWAFHKAIDIAKRNNSKLSIINVIDTRSFASVEAYDRTISQRANDFAQKLLDGYEALALDRGVEEVDKIIDYGSPKSIIPKKAVKKTGADLIACGATGLNAVERFIIGSVSEAIVRHAPCDVLVVRTETLPDDFEPVVATEEFMNENK from the coding sequence ATGCTTAAGTATGATAACATTCTAATCGCAGTAGACGGATCCCGGGAAGCTGAATGGGCGTTCCACAAAGCAATCGACATCGCAAAGCGTAACAACTCCAAGCTTTCCATCATCAACGTCATCGACACGCGCTCCTTCGCTTCAGTAGAAGCCTACGACCGTACCATTTCACAGCGTGCCAATGATTTCGCCCAAAAACTGCTTGATGGCTACGAAGCACTTGCCCTGGACAGAGGCGTCGAAGAAGTCGACAAGATCATCGACTACGGCTCTCCAAAGTCCATCATCCCGAAGAAAGCGGTCAAAAAGACAGGCGCCGACCTGATCGCCTGTGGTGCCACAGGTCTCAATGCTGTTGAACGCTTCATCATCGGCTCCGTATCAGAAGCCATTGTCCGCCATGCACCTTGTGATGTACTGGTCGTCAGAACTGAGACACTGCCGGATGATTTCGAACCTGTTGTCGCAACGGAAGAATTCATGAACGAAAATAAATAA